The sequence below is a genomic window from Sneathiella marina.
CGATGGGAAGGGCGCTGCCAGCAGCTACAAAATGTCGACGTGTCAGGTTCAATTTACGGTCATCCATACTATATGTGGTGCTATTATATCTTCTCATTGGTAATTCCTCAAACGATTCATTTGTTGTTTTCGCTAGATAGTGATTATTTTTGTATTTTGTAGTCGGTTCAGTCTGGTTTCTAGCCCTTTACGCCTTAGGAGCGGTCACGGTTACGTGAACCAAGCATGCTGGCAGCCAAAGATTCCAATCTCTGTTTCAGCTCGGAATCCGCGATATCTCCCGTTATATCCGTTATCCATTGCCGTTGCTTTTCCGTCAAGGGCAGCGGTTCGGGTTTTTTGGGGAGGCTGGTTCTGAATATCGGAGCCTGGATTAGTTTCAGTTTCAAAACTGCCCGGTACCCGAAAAAACTATTGATTCTTTCAAGGATCAAGGGCTCGAAATGTGTGAATTCAGGTGCCCAGCCAGAGGCAACCCGGACCCTCAATGTCGCGTCCTTATTGGTGTTACGCGAATAATTGAGTTTTTCCGGACTGGAGTAATTCGCGAGGCTGGGGCCGACAATGCTTGCCCAGTTCGACAAAATATCGGCTTGCGCGAAGCCGCGTTTCACCAGCGCCGCCCGGGCGGACTTGCCGACAAAACTTCCAATCGCACGCGGGCCTGCGGTTTTCTGTACCTTTCGCAATCTGGCTCTCTTCCCTCTATTGATTGTCTGTCAAATCTCGGTCATATACCTAAGCTTACTATGACCAATCAAAAGCAACCACAACATAGTTTTTCTGATCAGGTGCTGTCCTGGTACGATATTCACGCCCGAACACTGCCTTGGCGGAGTAAACCGGGCGTTCGCCCGACACCGTATCATGTCTGGCTGAGCGAGATCATGCTGCAGCAAACAACAGTTGCGACCGTTGGCCCCTATTTCGAAAAATTTCTGCAGGCCTGGCCGACGGTTGGTCATATGGCCGCGGCTCCGCTTGACGATATTCTGACCGCATGGGCGGGATTGGGTTATTATGCCCGTGCGCGAAACCTCCATAAATGCGCGATATCAGTTCAGCGGGATTTCGCGGGCATCTTTCCTCAAACCCGGGATGAACTGCTCAGCCTTCCGGGCATCGGGCCCTATACGGCCGCCGCCATATCTTCCATCGCGTTTGATCAGCCTGAGGCCGTTGTTGACGGGAATATTGAGCGGATACTGGCGCGTATCTATCGCATTACGGAGCCGTTACCCGGCGCCAAGAAAACCATCACAAAACGGGCGGAAGAATTGACGCCTTCGACGCGGGCCGGGGATTATGCCCAGGCCCTGATGGACATTGGGGCGACAATTTGCACCCCGCGCAACCCGAAATGTGAAGCCTGCCCCATTTCCGGTTCTTGTGCCGCAAATGAGAAACTGGATATGGAAACATTTCCGGTCAAGGCGCCCAAGAAAATAAAGCCGACACGGCGGGCGTTTATTCTCTGGCTTGAAACAGATGATGGCAGTGTTTTACTCAGGCGGCGGGATGAGAAGGGCCTTTTGGGAGGAATGATGGAGTTTCCCTCAACCTCCTGGCAGGCCGAGGAGGTGACAACTGAAGAGGCTCTGGCGCGGTTTTCTGATCATCTGTCAGCAGATGCATCTTTTTTGGAAAAGGATATGGTTCGCCACACATTCACGCATTTCCATCTTCATCTCAGACCCCTGCAGTTGCCTGTATCAAAAGAGATGTTTGCGGACATGCCGAACATAATCTGGGTAAAACCGGAAAATTTTTCGAACTATGCATTGCCCACTTTAATGACCAAAGTGGTGAAATCAGTGCAACAGGGGCAGGGTAACCTACTTTAGATGTTAAAGACCGGGGCTTTGAAATTCTTCTTTTGAAATCTGGCCATCGCCGTCCTCGTCAAGGGCGTTGAAACGGCTCATGCCCATCTGGTCTGATTCATCCATGGAAATATTGGTATCGCCATCCTGATCCATTTCGCGATACTCGTCCGGAACGGGGACATCGGAGTTTGCCACCGCTGTGCTCGGACGCAATCGGTTGGATTGAACATATTCCTCATAATTGACGGTATTGTCCTGATTGAGGTCATACTGCTTAAACAGGCTGCGCCGGTAATTGATTGCCTCTTCCTGGGAAATCAACTGATTGCCATCGCGGTCAATGCCGAGAAACTGGGATTCCTCATAAGCCGCTGACATGTTGGAGGACAGGAGCGCAATAACGGCTCCGACGACAATTGCACAAATCAATTTGATCATGATTTTCTCCCAACCAGCTTTTAGTCTAGTTCATTTCCGCCCGGACTTGCTGCCGAAGGACGTCTATGGAAACGGATTTCCCTTCCGCATCAAAATGCCAGAAGGTCCAGCCGTTGCATGTACTCGCCCCTTGCAGCTGTGCGCCCACTTTATGAATTGAGCCGGTTACGTCCGATGCAACCAGGCTACCATCGGGCCGGACTTTTGCCTTATAGCGTTTACGCGAGTCAAACAGTACCTGCCCGGCGGATAATAAACCTCTTTCCACCACGGAGCCAAATGGAATTCTCGGCTCCTGCCGTTTGCCCTTTGTTGCTTCCAGATCGGCTGGCGGCAAGGCTTGCGCTTTTTTGATCCGGCTTTTTGCAACGGCGATATACTTGTCTTCACGTTCCAGGCCAATATAGTGCCGGCCCAGTTTCTTGGCGACTGCGCCGGTTGTCCCGGTTCCGAAGAACGGATCCAGGATGACGTCGCCGGGGTTGGATGCCGCGGTCAGGACACGGTACAGCAAGGCTTCGGGCTTTTGCGTGGTATGGGCTTTCTCCCCATCGACTTTCAGCCGTTCCCCCCCACTGCAAATGGGAAGATGCCAGTCCGAACGCATCTGGACATCGTCATTCATGACCTTCAGGGCATCATAGTTAAACGTCAGGTTTCGTGCAGATTGGCTTTTGGAGCACCAGATCAGGGTCTCATGCGCATTGGTGAACCGGGTGCCGCGGAAGTTGGGCATGGGGTTGGTTTTGCGCCAGATGACATCGTTCAACATCCAGTACCCAAGATCCTGCAATGTTGCCCCGACCCGGAAAATATTATGATAGGATCCAATGACCCACAGGGTCCCACTATCTTTCAGGACGCGCTTCGCGGCTTTCAGCCAGTCATGTGTAAAATCATCATAGGCTTTGAAATCATCAAACTGATCCCAATGATCTGTCACCGCATCCACATGACTGTCATCGGGTCGGCGAAGCTCACCTGATAACTGCATATTGTAAGGCGGATCGGCGAAAATCATATCAACAGATTTTTCCGGCAACGCATTCATTAACGCGATGCAATCCCCTTTAAGGATTTTATTCAGCGGCAGCTTTTTTGTGTCAGTCATAAGAACCATTCAAGTCATTTATATTTCGACAATACTGATTCGGCCGATTCGCCGCGTCAATATATTTGTTGAATCAGTATCTTAAGGAATAGTTCTAAAGTTTCACTTAACTGGATTGCAGAAGGGCCCGGATTGGCGCGAAGCTTCGCCTATGTAGTGGTGTGACGCCAAATTCACGCAATCCCTTGCGGTGTTCGGCGGTGCCATATCCGGCATTTTTCTCCCATCCATAATGCGGATAGGCCTTTGCCAAGGCGCACATTTTCCGGTCCCGTGTCACTTTTGCCACAATAGAGGCGGCGGCAATGGACAGTGAAATCGCATCTCCTTTGACAACTGTTCGGGTTTTGATGCCAAGATCCGGATCCTTGTTACCGTCCACTAGAACGAAATCCGGCCTGGATTTCAAGTCCGCAACCGCACGCCGCATGGCCAGTAAACTGGCTTGCAAAATATTGATTTCATCAATTTCCTCAACGCTAGCTTCGCCGAGCCCGACGAGAGACGAATTTGTGATGTCGACGAACAGTCTTTCACGGGCGGCCCTGGATAGTTTCTTGCTGTCCTGAATGCCGGCAGGAATTTGATTTTGATCGAGGATAACAGCAGCGGCAACAACCGGACCGGCAAACGGGCCGCGGCCGACTTCATCGACACCTGCAACAATTCCGGTTTCTGCTTGCTCGAGGGAAAGATCGGGAAACATCAATACATGCCATTTTTTCATGAAAGAGGGCCAAAGCATAAATAATTTTCATGCTTTCGCAAATGCCGATCTGGATATCCGGGGCCCTAAAAGAGGGACATTTGTTTGGTTGCCGCCGCCGGCCGTTGGAACAGGTCCGTCGCCAGATCATATTTCCGCCGGCTGAAACCCAGATGACGGCAGGCGAGATTGAAGCGATGATTGATTAGGGCGGCATAGGGGCCTTTGCCAATCATCCGGGTCCCGAACTCGGCGTCATAGTCTTTGCCACCACGGGTCGACCGCACCAGCTTCATGACCCGGGAAGCCCGATCCGGATAGGTTTCCTGAAGCCATTGCTGGAACAGGGCGGACACTTCGTGGGGCAATCGCAAAAGCAGATAAAGGGCACTGACGGCCCCTCTTTGACGGGCCTCCTCCATAATATGTTCCAGTTCCGGATCATTGAGGCCCGGGATAATGGGGGCAATTTGTACAAGGGTTGGAATGCCCGCCCGCGCCAGTTCCTGTATGGCCGACAATCTTTTCCCAGGCGTACTGGCTCTGGGTTCCATGGCCCGGGCGAGGCGGCGGTCGAGCGTTGTCACGGACATTCCCACGGACACCAGGTTTTCCCGGGCGAGGGGGGTGAGCAGATCAAGGTCCCGCAGCACCAGATCGGACTTTGTCGTAATGGTGAAAGGGTGCTTTGCGTCAGACAGCACCTGTATAATCTCTCGCGTGATCGCGTATTCCCGTTCAATCGGCTGATACGGATCCGTATTGGTGCCAAGCGCAATGGGCCGGCATTTATAGGACGGCCTGGAAATTTCCTTCGCCAATAAT
It includes:
- a CDS encoding site-specific DNA-methyltransferase; this translates as MTDTKKLPLNKILKGDCIALMNALPEKSVDMIFADPPYNMQLSGELRRPDDSHVDAVTDHWDQFDDFKAYDDFTHDWLKAAKRVLKDSGTLWVIGSYHNIFRVGATLQDLGYWMLNDVIWRKTNPMPNFRGTRFTNAHETLIWCSKSQSARNLTFNYDALKVMNDDVQMRSDWHLPICSGGERLKVDGEKAHTTQKPEALLYRVLTAASNPGDVILDPFFGTGTTGAVAKKLGRHYIGLEREDKYIAVAKSRIKKAQALPPADLEATKGKRQEPRIPFGSVVERGLLSAGQVLFDSRKRYKAKVRPDGSLVASDVTGSIHKVGAQLQGASTCNGWTFWHFDAEGKSVSIDVLRQQVRAEMN
- a CDS encoding DUF721 domain-containing protein, with protein sequence MRKVQKTAGPRAIGSFVGKSARAALVKRGFAQADILSNWASIVGPSLANYSSPEKLNYSRNTNKDATLRVRVASGWAPEFTHFEPLILERINSFFGYRAVLKLKLIQAPIFRTSLPKKPEPLPLTEKQRQWITDITGDIADSELKQRLESLAASMLGSRNRDRS
- a CDS encoding PA0069 family radical SAM protein: MQNDQVIPFVKNLRRGRGSTVNPDGRFESSRRDPIFDGWTDPETSGQPLRTTVTIENPKSIISRNTSPDLPFDRSVNAYRGCEHGCIYCFARPTHSYMNLSPGLDFESRLFAKPNAAELLAKEISRPSYKCRPIALGTNTDPYQPIEREYAITREIIQVLSDAKHPFTITTKSDLVLRDLDLLTPLARENLVSVGMSVTTLDRRLARAMEPRASTPGKRLSAIQELARAGIPTLVQIAPIIPGLNDPELEHIMEEARQRGAVSALYLLLRLPHEVSALFQQWLQETYPDRASRVMKLVRSTRGGKDYDAEFGTRMIGKGPYAALINHRFNLACRHLGFSRRKYDLATDLFQRPAAATKQMSLF
- a CDS encoding ribonuclease HII, giving the protein MKKWHVLMFPDLSLEQAETGIVAGVDEVGRGPFAGPVVAAAVILDQNQIPAGIQDSKKLSRAARERLFVDITNSSLVGLGEASVEEIDEINILQASLLAMRRAVADLKSRPDFVLVDGNKDPDLGIKTRTVVKGDAISLSIAAASIVAKVTRDRKMCALAKAYPHYGWEKNAGYGTAEHRKGLREFGVTPLHRRSFAPIRALLQSS
- a CDS encoding EF-hand domain-containing protein, with translation MIKLICAIVVGAVIALLSSNMSAAYEESQFLGIDRDGNQLISQEEAINYRRSLFKQYDLNQDNTVNYEEYVQSNRLRPSTAVANSDVPVPDEYREMDQDGDTNISMDESDQMGMSRFNALDEDGDGQISKEEFQSPGL
- the mutY gene encoding A/G-specific adenine glycosylase: MTNQKQPQHSFSDQVLSWYDIHARTLPWRSKPGVRPTPYHVWLSEIMLQQTTVATVGPYFEKFLQAWPTVGHMAAAPLDDILTAWAGLGYYARARNLHKCAISVQRDFAGIFPQTRDELLSLPGIGPYTAAAISSIAFDQPEAVVDGNIERILARIYRITEPLPGAKKTITKRAEELTPSTRAGDYAQALMDIGATICTPRNPKCEACPISGSCAANEKLDMETFPVKAPKKIKPTRRAFILWLETDDGSVLLRRRDEKGLLGGMMEFPSTSWQAEEVTTEEALARFSDHLSADASFLEKDMVRHTFTHFHLHLRPLQLPVSKEMFADMPNIIWVKPENFSNYALPTLMTKVVKSVQQGQGNLL